A genomic stretch from Bacteroidota bacterium includes:
- a CDS encoding nucleotidyltransferase domain-containing protein codes for MITDEPIQNLKILDTTLMDEFIHLIIQNIAPEKIILFGSYAYGEPNMESDIDLFIILRESQIPRYKRARQLRKVFRKYRNLEFDFIIYTEDEVAEWKDVDLSFVNTVLKKGRLVYEK; via the coding sequence ATGATAACTGATGAACCAATCCAAAATCTTAAAATACTAGATACAACTTTGATGGATGAGTTTATTCATCTAATAATTCAAAATATAGCTCCAGAAAAAATAATTCTATTTGGTTCCTATGCTTATGGAGAACCGAATATGGAAAGTGATATCGATTTATTTATCATATTGAGAGAATCTCAAATTCCAAGATACAAAAGAGCGAGACAGTTAAGAAAAGTTTTCAGAAAATATAGAAATTTGGAATTTGATTTTATAATTTATACAGAAGATGAAGTCGCTGAATGGAAAGATGTAGATTTATCTTTCGTAAATACTGTCTTAAAAAAAGGTCGGTTGGTTTATGAGAAATAA
- a CDS encoding HEPN domain-containing protein, giving the protein MRNKNNLVQAWLNKADKDLLTAKREFSFEDPVIESVCFHSQQATEKYIKAYLVYKDIPFPKSHDIGKLIDLLDQNEKELHEYKDIADTLTDYGVEIRYPDINDIPEKEEAKEALAITIKFRELITSKIRS; this is encoded by the coding sequence ATGAGAAATAAAAATAACCTTGTGCAAGCATGGCTAAATAAAGCGGATAAAGATCTTTTAACAGCAAAAAGAGAGTTTTCTTTTGAAGATCCTGTAATTGAATCAGTCTGTTTCCATTCCCAACAAGCTACCGAAAAATATATTAAAGCGTATTTGGTTTATAAAGACATACCATTTCCAAAATCACATGATATAGGAAAATTAATTGATTTATTAGATCAAAATGAAAAAGAACTTCACGAGTATAAAGATATAGCTGATACTCTAACTGACTATGGTGTAGAAATTAGATATCCTGATATAAATGACATTCCTGAAAAAGAGGAAGCGAAAGAAGCATTAGCAATAACAATAAAATTTCGAGAATTAATAACCAGTAAAATTAGAAGTTAA
- a CDS encoding tetratricopeptide repeat protein — MFPTTNKFLAIFLLLLAVLTLNGPVHADNIYKYLKEADELYQSKNYNRALFHYKNALQVNPSSLKALLGVARCSIKIEANKKALQAFRKILKLEPKNMEAVAGVAKLQALEGKYRKSLTMLNKNLRKKPYNSHLLLARIEIYLMQENYAQALRKLEDAKGKTVNNTEFKLLYAKVNASSGNFRRAKKILKNLTSLEPENPDLFREYAKISLQEAVSLFPSTKVEKLIDQAQSNLLISLALNQESDKTKSLLMQTFMWFEEYANAQQQCKDLLQKYPENGELHYLNAYLAKKLGSHSTAIKSYVQVLRINDLDEIGRYSAESFSLQNLSANHWLRNNLGKYRLWQNRSASNNNRYGQAGYSLMRSRKLIPDNRQLRKFLSQYYYRNGYLQEMIHLLKKIRNDEPRNIKIHNRLERALRYRKNSLSYREGYTTLDGEISRGIRNTPKIFLFDLQPDNFLKNYPDTSLVLTNSIKFSISLMPNISVLSDTEEKALKEKIRQAKPEYKHTQGVFYSPDILNHINLDAGRLYKEKIRYVGYGTYSLQGNELKVNFVLYDRQDGQILKKISFLSSSQNYVSEVSVRLAKTISSKIPRIGRVLKIKNKEVVINLGYRDGIRKKQVYRISRNGRKIGNVCIKDMDEFLALATPIGKSWQHMISSKDIVERESNRKDRNPKRCK; from the coding sequence TTGTTCCCAACAACCAATAAATTCTTAGCTATCTTTCTACTTCTCCTAGCAGTTCTGACTCTAAACGGACCTGTTCACGCAGACAATATCTACAAATACCTAAAAGAAGCCGATGAGCTCTACCAAAGCAAAAACTACAACCGAGCATTGTTTCACTACAAAAACGCCCTACAGGTCAACCCCTCTTCTTTGAAGGCTCTTTTAGGTGTCGCCCGTTGCTCTATAAAAATAGAAGCCAATAAGAAAGCCCTGCAAGCATTTCGCAAAATTTTAAAATTAGAACCCAAAAACATGGAAGCTGTTGCAGGTGTTGCCAAGCTCCAGGCATTAGAGGGAAAATACCGCAAAAGCCTAACAATGCTCAACAAAAACTTACGTAAAAAACCCTATAACTCACACCTATTGCTAGCAAGAATAGAAATCTATCTCATGCAAGAGAATTATGCGCAGGCTCTACGTAAGCTGGAAGATGCAAAAGGCAAAACTGTCAACAATACCGAATTCAAGTTGCTCTACGCAAAAGTCAATGCAAGTTCCGGCAATTTCCGTAGAGCCAAAAAAATCCTCAAAAACCTTACCAGCCTAGAACCCGAAAACCCCGATTTGTTTCGTGAGTATGCGAAGATCAGCCTACAAGAAGCAGTCAGCCTCTTTCCTTCCACCAAAGTAGAAAAACTAATTGACCAGGCACAATCGAATCTACTCATCTCTCTTGCCCTAAACCAAGAAAGTGACAAAACCAAATCTCTCTTAATGCAGACCTTTATGTGGTTCGAAGAGTATGCCAATGCACAACAACAGTGCAAAGATTTGTTGCAGAAGTACCCAGAAAATGGCGAGTTGCACTATTTGAACGCCTACCTTGCGAAAAAGCTAGGCTCCCACTCCACAGCGATCAAAAGCTATGTACAAGTACTACGTATCAACGACCTGGATGAAATTGGTCGTTACTCTGCGGAAAGTTTTTCTTTGCAAAACTTGAGTGCCAACCACTGGTTACGCAACAATCTAGGGAAATATCGTTTGTGGCAAAATCGCTCAGCGAGTAATAACAACCGCTATGGCCAAGCCGGTTACAGCTTGATGCGCAGCCGCAAACTCATCCCAGACAACCGCCAATTGCGCAAATTCCTTTCCCAGTACTACTACCGCAACGGGTATCTACAAGAGATGATCCACCTGTTGAAGAAAATTCGTAACGACGAACCACGTAATATCAAAATACACAACCGTTTGGAACGAGCCCTTCGCTACCGTAAGAATAGTCTCTCCTATAGAGAAGGTTACACAACTCTGGATGGTGAAATCTCTCGTGGCATCCGCAATACACCTAAGATCTTTCTCTTTGACTTGCAACCAGACAACTTTCTCAAGAACTACCCAGATACCTCGCTTGTGTTGACCAACTCCATCAAATTTTCTATCAGTCTCATGCCCAACATCTCTGTTCTATCGGATACAGAAGAGAAAGCTCTGAAAGAGAAAATTCGCCAAGCGAAACCGGAATACAAGCATACCCAAGGAGTCTTTTATTCTCCTGATATTCTCAACCATATCAATTTAGACGCAGGTCGCCTTTACAAAGAAAAGATACGCTATGTAGGTTATGGTACATACTCTTTGCAAGGCAATGAACTCAAGGTAAACTTCGTTCTCTACGACAGGCAAGATGGGCAAATCCTAAAAAAGATTAGCTTTCTTTCCTCCAGCCAAAACTACGTCAGCGAAGTATCAGTCAGGCTCGCAAAAACGATTTCCAGCAAGATCCCTCGCATAGGCCGTGTTTTAAAAATCAAAAACAAAGAAGTTGTCATCAACTTAGGTTATAGGGATGGAATTCGCAAAAAGCAGGTCTACCGTATATCCCGAAATGGTAGGAAAATCGGCAATGTATGCATAAAGGATATGGATGAGTTCCTTGCCCTAGCGACTCCCATCGGTAAGTCTTGGCAGCATATGATAAGCTCTAAGGATATTGTCGAGAGGGAAAGCAACCGCAAGGATCGCAATCCGAAGAGATGTAAATAA
- a CDS encoding SMP-30/gluconolactonase/LRE family protein: MQYIKKNIPFLLFFVVLLCYSSLTADELPDFKRGEDKAKTFFRKGLIYFHRSEYGAARENFIASLSIMERFSLARKLLSDTYYLTGEWQESLNELIILDQDSRNPYWRNRREVLRMLIAGEGKEHPLTFYNKITGDSFRSYRFRNPTDALVDDIGNLYVLSFGSANIVKFDTNGFPVGNYKGGFARSFTGPLFFTIHKKHLFVSDFASNYVYILNTKGYFQKRFGGKGSKRGKFIGPAGISISPDEKLYIADTGNNRIQKFNLTGEFIQEFGKEGDGKLYSPSGLSVAEDGTIWVVDKGNRRIVRFDSEGNYIADISHPSLQKPRSIKIHGKKVYVADEYAGLLIYEPDQDKWSKLSSFMDHSRKYRKFLRPFSSAYDYTGTLYTIDYARHRIDMFAPRNMLTSNLNVFIEKIELNRFPDISVFMRVKNRKNQDLTGIGRSAFRIIENENIYPLVGQADMKRFNDKLSVSLVFENSTSIQHISGNLASFLGDFFNSFTVKDQVNVIRAGKDSVQLYEFGHSILDVYSKIRKSPPERSNINLGKGIFDGISSLMNQLGPRAVILLVSGQELPGSFKQYSMIRNIQYANAHSIPIIVLSLQGEGEAVERYKNMAKKTGGLFLKVPGSQKEKKLYSFIRSKRDKRYIISYRTKTASDLAGKYMDIRVDVSYRNIIGKSKAGYFVPNNQ; this comes from the coding sequence ATGCAGTACATAAAAAAAAACATACCATTCCTTCTTTTCTTTGTCGTTCTTCTCTGCTATAGCTCCCTAACAGCAGATGAGCTGCCTGACTTCAAAAGAGGAGAAGACAAAGCCAAAACATTTTTCAGAAAAGGTCTGATCTATTTCCACCGCAGTGAGTATGGTGCAGCAAGGGAGAATTTTATCGCTTCCCTCTCGATTATGGAACGCTTTAGCCTGGCGCGCAAATTACTCTCCGATACCTACTACCTCACCGGTGAATGGCAAGAAAGCCTCAACGAACTCATCATTCTCGACCAAGACTCACGCAACCCCTATTGGAGGAACCGTAGAGAAGTCTTACGCATGCTCATTGCAGGCGAGGGCAAAGAGCACCCTCTAACATTCTATAATAAAATCACCGGAGATAGTTTTCGCAGCTACCGCTTCCGCAACCCCACCGATGCCTTGGTAGATGATATTGGCAATCTCTACGTACTGTCTTTCGGTTCGGCCAATATAGTTAAATTTGATACCAATGGTTTTCCCGTAGGAAATTACAAAGGTGGATTTGCCCGCTCCTTTACCGGACCTCTGTTTTTCACAATTCACAAAAAGCATCTCTTTGTCAGTGACTTTGCCTCTAACTACGTATATATCTTGAATACCAAAGGGTATTTTCAGAAACGCTTTGGGGGCAAAGGGAGCAAAAGAGGTAAGTTCATTGGACCTGCTGGTATCTCGATTTCTCCCGATGAAAAGCTCTACATCGCGGATACCGGCAACAACCGTATCCAGAAGTTCAACCTTACCGGTGAGTTTATCCAAGAGTTTGGCAAGGAAGGAGATGGAAAGCTCTACTCTCCGTCTGGTCTATCCGTTGCCGAAGATGGCACGATCTGGGTTGTAGACAAGGGAAACCGCCGTATCGTCAGGTTTGATTCAGAGGGCAATTATATAGCTGATATCAGCCATCCCAGTTTGCAAAAACCGCGCTCTATTAAAATTCACGGTAAAAAGGTATATGTCGCCGATGAATACGCTGGTTTGCTTATCTATGAGCCGGATCAGGACAAATGGAGCAAACTTAGCTCGTTTATGGACCATAGCCGCAAGTACCGCAAGTTCTTGCGGCCTTTCTCCAGTGCTTACGACTATACCGGAACACTGTATACCATTGACTACGCCCGCCACCGTATCGATATGTTTGCCCCGCGCAACATGCTTACTTCCAATTTAAACGTATTCATTGAAAAAATCGAGTTAAACCGCTTTCCTGACATTTCTGTATTCATGCGTGTGAAAAACCGTAAAAACCAAGACCTTACAGGAATAGGAAGAAGTGCCTTCCGTATCATTGAAAACGAAAATATCTATCCTTTGGTAGGCCAGGCGGATATGAAGCGTTTTAACGACAAATTGAGCGTTTCTCTAGTCTTTGAAAATAGTACGAGCATCCAACACATCTCCGGCAATTTAGCGAGCTTCTTAGGTGACTTTTTCAATTCTTTCACGGTCAAGGACCAAGTCAATGTCATCCGAGCTGGTAAGGACTCTGTCCAGTTGTATGAATTCGGCCATTCTATTTTAGATGTATACTCTAAGATCCGCAAATCCCCTCCCGAAAGGTCTAATATTAACTTGGGAAAAGGTATTTTTGACGGAATCAGTTCTCTTATGAACCAATTAGGACCTAGAGCGGTTATCCTATTAGTTTCTGGACAGGAGTTGCCAGGAAGCTTCAAACAGTACAGTATGATTCGCAACATCCAATATGCCAACGCACACTCTATTCCCATCATTGTTCTCTCTTTGCAAGGAGAAGGAGAAGCTGTAGAACGGTATAAGAATATGGCTAAAAAAACCGGAGGGTTATTTCTCAAGGTTCCTGGTAGCCAAAAGGAAAAAAAACTATACTCCTTTATCCGATCTAAACGAGACAAAAGATACATTATCTCATACCGTACCAAAACGGCCTCTGATCTAGCAGGCAAATACATGGACATACGAGTGGATGTATCCTATCGAAATATCATAGGAAAATCGAAGGCAGGTTATTTTGTTCCCAACAACCAATAA
- a CDS encoding ParA family protein, with protein sequence MRRFVINNHKGGSGKTTTAVNLAAALAEQGKKVLLVDLDPQGSASIWFGLNRMYNDPGLFDLSIGWEAIPRLAKRTKTANLDIIPNMKVPNRHSQQMREHASQGMILKEKFGKLAPGYYDYVLFDCSPGLNLVTLNALIAADELLIPIVAHYLVLNGVISLLETIQAIKAKLNPELHISGVLPSRIDPEVKHTMEVLDLLLTKFGKLVYSTYIREDIKLAECPSFTKTILQYSSQSKGARDFRSLAKEVIAQEGKYRSKESS encoded by the coding sequence ATGAGAAGATTTGTTATTAACAATCATAAAGGGGGCAGTGGCAAAACGACCACCGCAGTGAACCTGGCAGCAGCTCTTGCCGAACAAGGGAAAAAAGTATTGCTTGTCGACCTAGACCCCCAGGGTTCAGCTTCGATCTGGTTTGGCCTAAACCGTATGTACAACGATCCAGGTCTATTTGACCTGTCGATAGGTTGGGAAGCGATTCCTAGGCTAGCCAAAAGAACGAAAACAGCGAATTTAGACATCATCCCCAATATGAAAGTCCCCAATAGGCATTCCCAGCAGATGCGTGAACACGCCAGCCAAGGAATGATTTTGAAAGAGAAGTTTGGCAAATTGGCACCAGGATACTATGATTATGTACTCTTCGACTGTTCCCCTGGTCTCAACCTGGTAACTCTCAATGCCCTCATCGCTGCGGATGAATTGCTAATCCCCATTGTAGCACACTACCTAGTTTTAAACGGTGTCATCAGTTTGTTAGAGACCATCCAAGCGATCAAAGCAAAGCTAAACCCGGAACTTCACATTTCAGGTGTTTTGCCCTCACGCATAGATCCAGAGGTCAAGCATACGATGGAAGTTCTCGATCTATTGCTAACCAAATTTGGCAAATTGGTTTATTCCACCTACATCCGTGAAGACATCAAATTAGCAGAATGTCCCTCCTTTACCAAGACCATTTTACAATACTCTAGCCAAAGCAAAGGTGCGCGCGACTTTCGTTCTCTTGCCAAAGAAGTGATCGCACAAGAAGGCAAATACCGCTCCAAGGAAAGTTCATGA
- a CDS encoding Hpt domain-containing protein → MNFIKTFIQQTQKDLQKIRRLSGNLKISKNPTEILQSLQRTIHIIHGTSSLYSLEALENKSLTIENKIKQVLQQKADVPSLEPELDQYAYELGLILHNMEQRGEEGMSVVVEKETIAEPAATEEQAKTDFSPILDQLAVIQEDLSNTASTQQSKALENLQQVSQTLLQLQNQQADRTRGEALQLFTSSGEAFAIPSYLIQSIRCILNNDSLQDLEYLDLDNHLSPDYPPLPHKFLLCLTNETHTLDLSCGEIGSFSLLTHTDWQKAEETLTELLQKQGAKRGKANKTTTRAKYLLFQNHNSEYFSLSLEKVYRVEKHTSGFSLKESAHIPDYLQKDRPEKVELTFSFRQGEKAYQIAVQSMQLYNGEWQHIQQQDPNPNVAISSYGKAMYQDNAVTLLDIVS, encoded by the coding sequence ATGAATTTTATCAAAACCTTCATCCAACAGACACAGAAAGACTTACAAAAAATCCGTAGGCTAAGCGGCAATCTAAAAATCAGTAAGAACCCAACCGAAATCTTACAAAGTTTGCAACGTACCATCCACATCATACATGGAACGAGCAGCTTGTACAGTTTAGAGGCCTTAGAGAATAAGTCCCTCACAATCGAAAACAAAATCAAACAAGTTCTCCAACAAAAAGCCGATGTACCAAGCCTAGAACCAGAGTTGGACCAGTACGCTTACGAACTAGGGCTTATCTTACACAACATGGAACAGCGAGGAGAGGAAGGTATGAGTGTGGTTGTTGAAAAAGAGACAATTGCGGAACCGGCTGCCACAGAAGAACAGGCAAAGACAGATTTTAGCCCGATACTCGACCAATTAGCAGTTATCCAAGAAGACCTTTCGAATACAGCATCGACACAACAATCAAAGGCGCTTGAAAATTTACAACAGGTTAGCCAAACCCTTTTGCAATTGCAAAACCAACAAGCTGACAGGACGCGTGGGGAAGCCCTGCAACTGTTCACCAGCTCTGGAGAAGCCTTTGCCATTCCTAGCTACCTCATCCAATCGATCCGTTGTATCTTAAACAACGATAGCTTGCAGGATTTAGAATACCTAGATTTAGACAATCATCTCAGTCCAGACTACCCTCCCCTACCGCATAAGTTTTTGCTTTGCCTGACCAATGAAACACATACCCTAGATCTAAGCTGTGGTGAAATTGGTTCTTTTTCCCTGCTTACACACACAGATTGGCAAAAGGCAGAAGAAACTCTAACAGAACTTTTACAAAAACAAGGTGCGAAACGTGGAAAAGCGAACAAAACAACCACAAGAGCAAAATACCTCCTTTTCCAGAACCATAATTCGGAATACTTTTCCCTATCACTCGAAAAAGTATATCGGGTAGAAAAGCATACGTCTGGCTTTAGCCTCAAAGAATCGGCCCATATACCAGATTACTTGCAAAAAGATAGACCAGAGAAGGTAGAGCTGACCTTTAGCTTTCGCCAAGGAGAAAAAGCATACCAAATTGCAGTACAATCTATGCAGCTTTACAACGGGGAATGGCAGCATATACAACAACAAGATCCGAATCCCAATGTTGCTATTTCCTCTTATGGCAAAGCGATGTACCAAGACAATGCAGTCACTTTACTCGATATAGTTTCTTAG
- a CDS encoding DUF3332 family protein, protein MKQKLKKALVLVLMFGFITISTANCFGKFALTRKIYQFNDSIGGKNLVGRFLKTIVMYVFYILPVYGIGMFIDAVILNLIEFWTGNNLLGFNEYDENGMYVKTMSKGSQTLKLVYLDYGKKMEMHIKNGNKDSKYIFLQNKPNQIFQENNGKLEEVKMSSKRIGSKVLIKMAKDGKLQSSKVVDYKDYNDLNYSYNKGTF, encoded by the coding sequence GTGAAACAAAAATTAAAGAAGGCTTTAGTCCTAGTTCTAATGTTCGGTTTTATCACCATTAGTACAGCAAATTGTTTTGGCAAGTTTGCTTTGACACGCAAAATATACCAATTCAATGACTCGATTGGTGGGAAAAACTTAGTAGGTAGATTTCTAAAAACTATAGTAATGTATGTATTCTACATCCTACCGGTTTATGGTATTGGAATGTTCATTGATGCAGTCATTCTAAACCTCATTGAGTTCTGGACTGGCAACAATTTGCTTGGCTTCAACGAGTACGATGAGAACGGAATGTATGTAAAGACCATGAGCAAAGGTAGCCAAACTTTAAAATTAGTGTACCTAGACTATGGAAAGAAAATGGAAATGCATATCAAGAATGGTAACAAAGACTCTAAATACATTTTCTTACAAAACAAACCAAACCAAATCTTCCAAGAAAACAATGGTAAGTTAGAAGAAGTAAAGATGAGTTCTAAGAGAATTGGCTCTAAAGTTCTGATCAAAATGGCAAAAGACGGCAAACTGCAATCTTCCAAAGTTGTAGACTACAAAGATTATAATGATTTAAACTACTCCTATAACAAAGGAACGTTCTAA
- a CDS encoding DUF3332 family protein yields MKHLKKPISLALLFFSLTMLSNCHGKFALVRKTYELIDSTGSKGRLGKTIRSTLFFVVTFSIGSFIGIIDYLFLNVYEFWTDKNPIAYNEYDNKGIFVKNLQQGKQNLCLTYSEYGKTLQLEFSEGKKKQVFWLFRENPGQLFQKQNGKLQAISIKAQKIGSKVVLQLARDGKLQSSKVVDYQGYRELAYAYNSKVF; encoded by the coding sequence ATGAAACACCTAAAAAAACCCATTAGCCTAGCACTGCTATTTTTTTCCCTTACAATGCTCAGCAATTGCCACGGAAAATTTGCTTTAGTGCGTAAGACCTATGAACTTATTGACTCTACCGGTAGCAAGGGACGTCTCGGAAAAACAATCCGCTCTACTCTGTTCTTTGTTGTAACCTTTTCCATTGGCAGTTTTATCGGCATTATCGATTACCTCTTCCTCAATGTCTATGAGTTCTGGACAGACAAAAACCCCATTGCCTATAACGAGTACGACAATAAGGGGATTTTTGTCAAAAACCTCCAGCAAGGCAAGCAAAACCTATGTTTGACCTACAGCGAATACGGTAAGACCCTACAGTTAGAATTTTCCGAAGGAAAGAAAAAACAGGTATTTTGGTTGTTCCGCGAGAATCCTGGCCAGCTTTTCCAAAAGCAAAACGGCAAACTACAGGCTATCAGCATAAAAGCACAAAAGATAGGTTCCAAAGTAGTATTGCAACTAGCAAGGGACGGTAAATTACAATCCTCTAAAGTAGTAGATTACCAAGGTTACAGAGAATTAGCCTATGCATATAACTCAAAAGTCTTCTAA